One window from the genome of Hydractinia symbiolongicarpus strain clone_291-10 chromosome 1, HSymV2.1, whole genome shotgun sequence encodes:
- the LOC130633333 gene encoding helicase-like transcription factor codes for MDLLHVCICMCMCRDLVFYSPLDTFIKYCFYLVFDLYYIQHVERPLVIPSAMAFKSNEETIICYLRHSVAIDVSLCGLTTTLTRELFAAGNPKLSLKVGSGDFHVTLYNKCCGSIPEYASRLLQLFTKQKLAKINAIVGIESGKINHSLIIITITGIIDNALSILSIVQNYYGVQFRSCVSVPPVLAVKPGIRAILKNNLKRPSQSSSDSNLLLLNDNVKGGNKLKKKFQSASTMPNLSSQVKIEKDLLNIGPLQKQSTSFPQSNSLASSSLTLPAYSNSIISSFATFSSVNRNVSRISKPTVSNIVVVTSAVCAANLSTTLPMHFTSSSSTNPGSTLQVVPAVPIKTSPENYSSTETGVRPQIDSVLDQIRAGLYSINRQTTKVTKENISSLTLNPAAGVISTCYSMQETTRKQGALDWSNISVSKEKDISLGSKVLDATNNTIKQNGVAQSINELGTPMSSTIPVLNIMNTSMSRNIGTVQSNAITASTVNANLETLVYNQNNKIATSSSSDQQACSSSSTNSSFAEFMKNMLTSDNLQPQENGNITETGELTYDGESTNLTNIPAEIMKKLQTFNQRPHIEQFSEGLNLLDERGKMSVCEFLLARVDLPSEGNTTEDIKTESTASISVLPYLNNESGSDSDDDINFSANMIARHQRRQIKDPVEHIGADVNELYEDPADVAYRNWGLLPTGSDPADQMFSQTPAPVVKKDKLDELFDLMSEFDKETPIEPCQAVRQTLLPHQKMALNWMIERENTKELPPFWECVSIGRDYINIATGKRIYKKPPCVNGGILADDMGLGKTLTVISLILTNHVNGKPMFHQKKALPFDASEIAGNNYLPTKHKGASINIKKRKDGYIKPSATTKADLEKPGFKFRQMYLQQLNKDKKKKKKKKKEKEPEDQMFISDSDDDEKNLRNITKHVDSVIRGTTLALSNHTSGHNGMFGEKSNDRKATLIVCPMSVLSNWINQLQEHVDPSISLQIYVYYGAERVRDVNYLKQYDIIMTTYGTLSCDFRGIQTKEKPSPLHQINWLRVVLDEGHIIRNSCSKQTKACIGLICDRRWILTGTPIQNRMTDLLSIIKFLRLEPFTDRGWWFEFVVDSMKRQPKRGELIFNRVFKIMKHIAIRRLKTDKLNGKPIVNLPSRTVIVQKIKFSEEERKVYDAMHKDGKLIVCKYFRMNAVLKNYANVLVIIMRLRQLCCHPQLCAKALEKLQKAMDVMDQFHEQMQVNNDVTDDTTGESQISEEEREKLIQQLMQLLMAGDSEECSICLGNLTDPIITRCAHVFCTNCIYEVIESNELKTTCPLCRANIDTDTMVKVPAVTKIEEDGGSSSQHKLTDDEDDDEPWHSSAKVDFVMEALETQRKKDPFMKSLVVSQFTSFLDVLQKPIKAAGFSFVRLDGTMSQQARARVIDEFNNKDDSSPTLMLLSLTAGGVGLNLTAATRVFLLDPAWNPAVEEQCFDRCHRLGQTKDVRIIKVIVEDTVEDRMLILQKQKRELMAKAFGMAQKNPEERRAAALRDIATLLGLDLSSTAVRANAVSASNRKTLPT; via the exons ATGGATTTACTTCATGTATGTATTTGTATGTGCATGTGTCGAGACCTAGTTTTTTACAGTCCTCTTGATACTTTTATaaaatactgtttttatttAGTATTTGATCTATACTATATACAACATGTGGAAAGACCATTAGTTATACCCTCAGCAATGGCTTTCAAGAGTAACGAAGAGACAATAATCTGTTATTTAAGGCATAGCGTTGCCATTGATGTCTCTTTATGTGGTTTAACTACTACATTGACAAGAGAACTTTTTGCTGCTGGGAATCCAAAATTGTCTTTAAAAGTGGGGTCTGGTGACTTCCATGTGACGTTATATAATAAATGTTGTGGTAGTATACCTGAGTATGCATCTAGACTGTTGCAGTTGTTTACGAAACAAAAACTGGCGAAAATAAATGC cattgTTGGCATTGAAAGTGGAAAAATAAACCATAGTTTAATTATTATCACAATAACTGGTATCATTGATAATGCCTTATCTATTTTATCCATTGTTCAAAACTACTATGGTGTGCAATTCAGGTCATGTGTTTCAGTTCCTCCAGTACTTGCAGTTAAGCCAGGTATTCGAGCcatactaaaaaataatttaaagcgtCCCTCCCAGTCATCGTCTGACAGTAATTTACTGTTGTTGAATGATAATGTGAAAGGTGGTAATAAACTTAAAAAGAAGTTCCAGTCAGCCTCAACAATGCCCAATTTATCAAGCCAAGTTAAAATAGAAAAGGATCTACTGAACATAGGTCCTTTGCAGAAACAGTCAACCTCATTTCCCCAAAGCAACAGTCTGGCAAGTTCAAGTTTAACCTTACCTGCTTATTCCAATTCCATAATCTCATCCTTTGCAACATTTTCTTCTGTTAATCGGAATGTCTCAAGAATTTCTAAACCAACCGTTTCAAACATTGTAGTGGTTACTTCTGCTGTTTGTGCAGCAAATTTATCCACAACTTTACCTATGCATTTTACTTCAAGCAGTTCTACAAACCCAGGAAGTACTCTCCAAGTTGTGCCAGCAGTGCCAATTAAAACAAGTCCAGAAAACTATAGTAGCACAGAAACTGGTGTAAGGCCACAAATTGACTCCGTACTTGACCAAATTAGAGCTGGTCTATACTCAATAAATCGTCAAACAACAAAAGTTACAAAGGAAAACATATCTTCATTAACTTTAAACCCTGCAGCAGGGGTTATAAGCACATGCTATTCAATGCAAGAGACTACAAGAAAACAAGGTGCTTTGGATTGGTCAAATATTAGTGTGTCAAAGGAAAAAGACATCAGCTTAGGTTCGAAAGTCTTGGATGCAACAAATAATACAATTAAACAAAATGGTGTTGCACAAAGTATCAATGAATTGGGAACTCCTATGTCTAGTACAATTCCGGTTTTAAATATAATGAATACAAGTATGTCTCGAAATATTGGTACGGTACAGTCAAATGCAATTACTGCAAGCACTGTTAATGCAAATTTGGAAACTCTTGTTTAcaaccaaaacaacaaaatcgcCACATCTAGTAGTAGTGATCAACAAGCATGCAGCTCTTCTAGCACCAATAGCTCTTTTGCAGAGTTTATGAAAAACATGTTAACTTCAGATAATTTACAACCTCAAGAAAATGGAAATATCACTGAAACTGGAGAACTCACGTATGATGGAGAGTCGACAAATTTAACTAACATTCCAGcagaaataatgaaaaaattacAGACTTTCAACCAAAGGCCTCATATTGAACAATTCAGCGAAGGTTTAAATTTGTTGGATGAAAGGGGAAAGATGTCTGTATGTGAATTTCTGCTGGCACGAGTTGATTTACCAAGTGAAG GCAATACTACAGAAGATATAAAGACTGAATCGACAGCATCAATTAGCGTCCTACCATACCTAAATAACGAGTCTGGAAGTGATTCAGACGATGACATAAATTTCTCTGCCAACATGATTGCACGTCATCAAAGAAGACAAATAAAAGACCCTGTAGAACACATAGGTGCTGATGTCAATGAATTATATGAAGATCCAGCGGATGTAGCCTACAGAAATTGGGGATTGTTACCAACAGGTAGCGATCCTGCTGATCAAATGTTTTCGCAAACTCCAGCACCAGTTGTG AAAAAAGACAAACTGGACGAACTTTTTGACTTAATGTCAGAATTTGACAAAGAAACTCCAATTGAACCTTGTCAG gcAGTCCGTCAAACTTTATTACCTCACCAAAAAATGGCCCTAAACTGGATGATAGAACGCGAGAACACCAAAGAACTTCCACCTTTTTGGGAGTGTGTGTCTATTGGACGTGATTACATAAATATCGCAACAGGAAAAAGAATATACAAGAAACCGCCATGTGTTAATGGTGGCATTCTCGCTGATGACATGGGGCTTGGAAAGACCTTAACTGTAATCTCCTTAATCTTGACAAATCATGTTAATGGCAAACCaatgtttcatcaaaaaaaG GCACTTCCTTTTGATGCAAGTGAAATAGCAGGTAACAATTATTTACCAACAAAACATAAAGGAGCATCAATTAACATAAAGAAGAGAAAAGATGGCTACATCAAACCGAGTGCTACAAC aaaagcAGATTTAGAGAAACCAGGTTTTAAATTTCGTCAAATGTACCTGCAACAATTAAATAAggataagaaaaaaaagaagaagaaaaaaaaggaaaaagaaccaGAAGATCAAATGTTTATTTCAGACAGTGATGACGATGAAAAAAATCTGAGAAACATAACAAAACATGTTGACTCAGTGATACGTG GTACTACCCTGGCTCTGTCGAATCACACATCTGGACATAATGGTATGTTCGGAGAAAAGTCAAACGACCGAAAAGCAACACTAATAGTTTGTCCAATGTCAGTGTTAAGCAACTGGATT aatCAGTTGCAAGAACATGTTGATCCGTCTATTAGCCTACAAATTTACGTCTATTATGGCGCAGAACGTGTGCGGGATGTGAATTATTTAAAGCAATACGATATTATTATGACTACGTATGGCACTTTATCATGCGACTTCAGGGGAATACAGACCAAAGAA AAACCATCACCGTTGCACCAAATTAATTGGTTGCGTGTTGTGCTTGACGAAGGCCATATCATTCGGAATTCATGCTCAAAACAGACAAAAGCTTGTATAGGACTGATTTGTGATCGAAGATGGATACTTACAG GCACTCCAATACAAAACCGTATGACTGATTTGTTGTCAATCATAAAGTTTCTGCGACTGGAACCTTTTACGGATCGCGGATGGTGGTTTGAATTTGTAGTTGATTCCATGAAAAGACAACCTAAACGTGGGGAATTAATTTTCAA CCGAGTGTTCAAGATTATGAAACATATTGCAATCCGTCGACTAAAGACCGATAAACTGAATGGAAAACCTATTGTAAACCTACCAAGCCGTACTGTTATcgtgcaaaaaattaaattttcagaaGAAGAACGTAAAGTCTACGATGCTATGCATAAAGATGGAAAGTTAATTGTTTGCAA gTACTTCCGCATGAATGCAGTTTTGAAGAACTACGCGAATGTTTTGGTGATCATCATGAGGTTGCGTCAATTATGTTGCCATCCCCAACTTTGTGCAAAAGCGTTGGAGAAGCTGCAGAAAGCTATGGATGTGATGGATCAATTCCATGAACAGATGCAAG TTAACAATGATGTAACTGATGACACAACAGGAGAAAGTCAAATTAGTgaagaagaaagagaaaaattgaTACAGCAGTTAATGCAATTGTTGATGGCTGGCGATAGTGAGGAGTGCTCAATATGTCTTGGAAATTTAACAGACCCTATTATAACGAG atGCGCCCATGTGTTTTGTACGAACTGTATATACGAAGTAATTGAGAGTAATGAGTTAAAAACAACCTGTCCATTGTGTAGAGCTAATATTGATACCGATACTATGGTGAAGGTACCAGCTGTTACTAAAATTGAGGAGGATGGAGGAAGTTCTAGTCAACACAAACTCACCGATGACGAAGATGATGATGAACCATGGCATTCTAGTGCTAAG gttGACTTCGTAATGGAAGCATTAGAAACTCAACGGAAAAAGGATCCCTTTATGAAAAGCCTGGTTGTTTCTCAGTTTACTTCGTTTTTGGACGTGTTACAGAAACCAATCAAAGCAGCAGGCTTTTCTTTTGTTCGTCTTGATGGAACGATGAGTCAAC AAGCCCGAGCACGTGTGATCGACGAATTTAACAACAAAGACGACTCGTCGCCGACATTGATGTTGTTGTCTTTAACAGCTGGTGGAGTAGGGTTGAATTTAACAGCTGCTACCAGAGTGTTTTTGTTAGATCCG GCGTGGAATCCAGCAGTTGAAGAGCAGTGTTTCGATCGCTGTCATCGTCTTGGTCAGACAAAAGATGTACGAATCATCAAG GTTATCGTTGAAGACACTGTGGAAGATCGTATGttaatattacaaaaacaaaaacgagaGCTGATGGCAAAAGCGTTTGGGATGGCGCAGAAGAATCCCGAAGAAAGAAGAGCCGCAGCTTTACGCGATATAGCTACTTTACTTGGATTGGACCTTTCTTCCACAGCTGTTAGAGCGAACGCAGTATCAGCCAGCAATCGAAAGACGCTCCCTACTTAA
- the LOC130633493 gene encoding cyclic AMP-dependent transcription factor ATF-6 alpha-like yields MALSNSFDFLDDLFGEETNRSGSTGSISDHSSDSGHGSPFSTTENSPAASFPWESNKNDEFWGSLLDDLPADIGEDSDSSIVPSPVNESSLHDEPLNWTTESFLDEGMALEHNLMETDFSTNNINNITVDYNWDMDLSPLKNEAVPMNMISNAMTNISQSLPTPASVASQAKTPHTQPSPVILKPMTLSKDSNGLIKTSDIKSHIKIGNNVFAIIQKGNILTTHQANPIKINLTQLPDIKKSTPQVLKPPVRHVKIEDHDYADAEVDDEEIDIVGTRGVSKGMGPGLVLTDEEKKLLELEEVSIPEDVALTKDEEKVLKKVRRKIKNKQSAMESRRRRKEYIENLERRVKHCTDLNHGLKKKVEKLSDENKSLLSQLKQLQTFVAASVQQSKSAQTGTCLAVLLLSFALFFLPFNPVNFGVDKSVGNVMPTDSPGPAFFRSRTLLDIEDHTEYEYHDNESSITNLPTQNDADTGNNSKLYTEEMRAHIEHLLAHEDSHLLESKLNAYINANDRKDFVEEDNVKLNKVNIVEIPNDEKREILSR; encoded by the exons ATGGCACTTTCAAACTCTTTCGATTTTCTTGATGATTTGTTTGGTGAAGAAACGAACAGAAGTGGTTCCACAGGAAGCATATCCGATCACAGCTCAGATTCAGGACATGGAAGTCCGTTTAGTACAACTGAAAACTCTCCAGCG GCTTCTTTTCCATGGGAGTCTaataaaaatgatgagtttTGGGGATCACTTCTTGATGATCTTCCAGCAGACATTGGTGAAGATTCAGACTCGTCTATTGTGCCATCTCCAGTCAATGAGTCTAGTCTGCATGATGAACCTTTAAATTGGACTACTGAATCTTTTCTTGATGAAGGAATGGCATTGGAGCATAACCTTATGGAAACAGATTTTTCAACAAACAATATAAATAACATTACAGTTGATTACA ATTGGGACATGGACTTGTCACCATTAAAGAATGAGGCAGTTCCTATGAATATGATATCGAATGCAATGACAAACATCTCACAAAGTTTACCAACACCAGCCTCAGTTGCAAGTCAAGCAAAAACACCACACACCCAGCCTTCACCAGTCATTCTTAAGCCAATGACTTTGTCAAAAGATTCAAATGGTTTAATCAAGACAAGTGACATTAAATCGCACATAAAAATTGGAAACAATGTGTTTGCGATTATACAGAAAGGAAACATTCTAACAACGCATCAAGCTAATCCTATTAAAATTAACCTTACACAGCTACCAGACATAAAGAAATCTACACCACAAGTTTTAAAACCCCCAGTTCGTCATGTAAAAATTGAAGATCATGACTATGCTGATGCTGAAGTTGACGATGAAGAGATTGATATAGTTGGTACAAGAGGAGTTAGCaag GGTATGGGACCAGGTTTAGTTCTGACGGATGAGGAAAAGAAATTGCTGGAGCTGGAAGAAGTATCTATACCTGAAGATGTTGCATTAACAAAGGACGAAGAGAAAGTCTTAaaaaaagttcgaagaaaaattaagaataag CAATCTGCGATGGAGAGCAGACGTCGTAGAAAAGAATATATTGAAAATCTTGAACGTAG GGTAAAACATTGTACAGATCTCAATCATGGACTGAAAAAGAAGGTTGAAAAATTGTCAGATGAAAATAA ATCACTTTTATCGCAATTGAAGCAATTGCAGACATTTGTTGCTGCATCCGTCCAACAAAGTAAATCTGCGCAAACTGGAACATGTCTTGCT GTCTTGCTATTATCCTTTGCTCTGTTCTTCTTACCTTTCAACCCTGTTAATTTTGGTGTTGACAAGTCCGTTGGTAACGTCATGCCAACCGATTCTCCAGGTCCCGCGTTCT TCCGTTCCCGTACCTTACTCGACATCGAAGATCACACCGAATACGAGTACCATGACAACGAATCCAGTATAACGAATTTACCGACTCAAAATGATGCCGATACCGGGAATAATTCGAAGTTATACACAGAAGAAATGCGAGCACACATCGAACATTTACTAGCTCATGAAGATAGTCATCTATTAGAATCTAAGCTGAACGCATATATTAATGCGAACGACAGGAAAGACTTCGTCGAAGAAGACAATGTGAAACTGAATAAAGTGAACATCGTCGAAATACCAAACGACgaaaaaagagaaattttaaGTCGTTAG